The Methanobrevibacter millerae genome includes the window TAGTGAAGCAAAAATACTTTCAGGAGTTACAATTAATGATGGTTCTATAATTGGTGCTAATTCAATTGTGACAAAAGATGTCCCACCATATTCCATAGTTGCAGGAAATCCTGCAATTATAATAAAATACCGATTTGAAGAAGAAACAATTGAAAAATTACTTAAAATAAAGTGGTGGGATTTTGATGAAAAAGAAATTATAAATATAATACCATTATTACAATCAGAAGATATAAGCGAATTAATTAAAAGATATGGAAAATAATTTTATTTATTTCCATACATCTTTTCATAGTATTGTTGGTATTGGCCGCTTTTGACCTGATCCATCCAATCCTGATTATCAAGATACCATTGAATTGTTTCTTTAATTCCAGTTTCAAAGGTATATTTTGGTTCCCAACCAAGTTCATTGCGGATTTTATCAGCATCAATAGCATAACGGCGGTCGTGACCAAGACGGTCTGCAACAAACTCAATCAATGATTCATCTTTTCCTAATGCTTCAAGAATCAATTTTACAATTTGAATATTCTGTCTTTCGTTGTGCCCACCAATATTATAAACTTCACCAAGTTTTCCTTCATGCAAAACAAGATCTATAGCCTGGCAGTGGTCATATACATGCAACCAGTCACGAATGTTTTTACCGTCACCATAAATCGGTAATTTCTTATCTTCAAGCGCATTGGAAATCATTAAAGGTATTAACTTTTCAGGGAACTGATAAGGACCATAATTATTAGAACAGCGTGTAATATTTACAGGTAAATCAAAAGTCTCAAAGTATGCTCTTGTAATCAAGTCTCCACCAGCTTTGGAAGCAGAATAAGGACTATTAGGTTGTAAAGGAGTAGTTTCACAAAAATAACCTGTTTCGCCTAATGTTCCGTAAACCTCATCTGTTGAAATTTGAATGTATTTTTCAACACCAAATTCTTTTGCAGCATTTAACAAAACCTGAGTACCTAAAACATTTGACTTAATGAAAATCTCAGGATCAGTGATACTTCTGTCAACATGACTTTCAGCTGCAAAATTAATAACAAAATCAGATTTAGAAACCAAATCATCAACAAGTTCCTTATCGCGAATATCACCTTTAACAAAAGAGTAATTATCCATATCTTCAATATCTTTCAAATTCTCCAGGTTACCGCAATAAGTCAAAGCATCTAAATTAATAATATCATAATCGCAATACTTATCCAACATGTATTTGACAAAATTGCTTCCAATAAAACCTGCTCCACCAGTAATTAAAATAGTACTCATAAATATCTCACCATTAGTATTTGATTTGTGATTCTGCAAATGTTGGCCATTTTTCATCCTTTTCAGAAAATATCAACTCATCAATATCATCAATAGGCCAGTCAATACCAATATCAGGATCATTCCAAATAATTCCACCCTCATCATCACCATGATAAAATTCAGTACATTTGTATGCAAACTCAGCCTCATCAGACAAAACTACAAAACCATGAGCAAAACAAGGAGGAATATACAACTGCTTCTTATTCTCATCAGACAAAATAGCACCAAACCACTTACCATAAGTAGGAGAATCAGCTCTTAAATCAACACCAACATCAAACACTTCCCCTTTCAACACACGAACTAACTTACCCTGAGGATACTTTAACTGCAAATGAAGACCTCTTAAAACTCCTTTTGATGAAGAAGACTGATTATCCTGAACAAAAGTCAAATCATAACCCGCATCCTTAAAATCATTCTCATTATAAGTCTCCATAAAATAACCACGATTATCACCAAAAACCGCAGGCTCCACCAAAAACATACCTTCAATATCACACTCAGTAAATTTAAATTGACCCATAAATAATCACCTTTCCGCTAAACCAAATAAATATTGTCCATAATCAGTTTTCTTAAGCTCTTCAGCGGTTTCAAGTAATTGTTCTTTTGAAATATATCCTTTAAGAAAAGCAATTTCCTCAAGACAAGCAATGTATAAACTTTGTCTTTTTTGAACCGTTTCAATAAAATTAGCAGCTTCCAAAAGACCAGCATGAGTTCCAGTATCCAGCCAAGCCATTCCACGACCCAAAAGCTCAACTTTAAGCTTTCCACGATTCAAATACTCCTCATTAACAGAAGTGATTTCAACTTCACCCCTATCAGAAGGTTTAACATTTTTCGCAATCTCAATTACATCATTATCATAAAAATACAAACCCGGCACAATATAATTAGACTTTGGTTTTTCAGGCTTTTCCTCAACAGACAAAACATTCCAATCATCATCAAACTCAACAACACCAAAAGCTTCAGGATTATTAGTGTAATAACCAAAAATAACAGCACCCTCTTCAAGACTAGTTGCATGCTCTAAAATCTCAGAAAACCTATGGCCATGGAAAATATTATCCCCAAGAATCAAAGCAACATTATCATCACCAATAAAGTCCTCACCAACAATAAAAGCCTCAGCAAGACCATTAGGATGCTTCTGAACAGCATACTCAAAACTAATACCCAAAGAAGACCCATCACCCAACAAATCCCTATACATAGGCAAATCACGAGGAGTGGAAATAATCAAAATCTCCTTAATTCCAGCAAGCATAAGGACAGAAACCGGGTAATAAATCATAGGCTTATCATATAATGGCAACAACTGCTTAGAAACGGCTTTAGTAATAGGATACAAACGAGTTCCAGAACCACCAGCAAGTACAATACCTTTCATGAAAATCCACCTCACATACAATAAATAATTTTAACAAAAAATATTTGCTAAGTACTCTTATGAACTACATCATAAATTAATGTTTTCATAATTGTTTTTGAATTTTCAATGCAAAGATTTTTTTGAATTATATCTCCATATATGATTAACTCATATAAAACTATGAATCAAAATTTTTATCCATCTTAAGAATCCCATATATCTCACCAAAAAAATATTAATAATCATAACTCAAACCAATATTTAAAATTTTTTTATATCATTTATTTTTTTCTTTAGTTGAATATTTTCATAAATAATATGTCTAGCATCAAACTCAAATCTGTTCTTTTGAATGTTTTCACATATCTCATGAATATTATTAATTTGGATTTTTCTAAGTTCAATATCTTCTTTAATAAACTTATTCAATTCAAAAATTAAACCAAAAGTATTATCAAAATGAGCAGTTGGATAAAAAGCACTGAGCGTAAATGGAATTAAATTAAATTTAAACAAATTTTCTATAATTTTTAAAAAGGATATATCTGTGAAAACCCAAAGATGACCATCAAAAATATGATTATTAAAATCATTCACATAATTTGAATAATTATCTAAACAGGCTTTAACATTAGGATTTGGATATTGATCCAACTCTTTATTCCAAAAAATTATGGGATTATTAACATTAACCGAATCAATCATACTATCCAATACCAATCGTGGAGTATTAATTTCATCACCTCTTAAATACATATCAAATAAATCTGCAAATGATGAATTTTCTCGAAAATGATCAAATGTAAATTCTTTATTTGGAAGCAATAAACAAAGTTTGCCATTATCAGATAGTATTTTACTTATATCTATCAAATGTTGTATTGGATCTGGAACATGCTCTAAAACATGACTAGAAAATACATAATCAAATTTTTCGCCACTATCTTTAAATGTATCCTCATAAGATTCTTTAATAACATAATCAATATCAACAATACTATTAATAAATTCTTCATTAGAATTATACGATGAATATATACTTTTAACATCCTCAGTACTATTTATATCAGCATAATATACATTAAAATCAGATTTATGAAAAAAAGGTTTATTTAATGGACCAATTTCTAAAATTTTTCCATCATTTTTAATTTCATTTTTCATCCGATCATGTGCACGAACATCTAATGATAAATTGTTGTTCATAAACTATCACCAAAAATATTAATATTACTCCAAAAATATATTTTTTTGTTTTTTACCCAATCAGGAGTTGCTAAATTATCAATAAATCTTTCAACTCTTGCTTCTATAATAACATCAGGATTAATAAATTTTATTAAATTTTCATCAACAGTTGCATGGTCCCAACATAAAAATATATCTCGATAATAAAATGAAAAATACCATTTTAATAAATCAAAAGTTGAATCCCTAAATATTAATACAGATTTATCTGAGAAACTATATGGATTATACCAATGAAATGATTCTCGTTTATGATAAAATTTAAACTTATCGGGGATGGGAATGGAACTAAGAACAAGAGGTTTTAAAACTAAATTAAATTTCTCAGTAGGAATATTTTTAAGTTCCAATTGCTCTTTTTTTGAATATGACCAATTTTTATCCGAAAGTAAATCACTATCCCAAAATTCATTAATTTCTTTAACATTTGTGTCTAAAAGATTATTCCATGCCCCCATAGTTAATTTTTTATCCATATGATTTAAAAATTTAAATGAAAGAACATGACCTCCAAAATAATTAATATGAGTATCAAATTTAAAATAATGAAGATGATTTAAATAATCTTTAAAATCTATAATTTCTTTAACAGAATCCACATTACGTTTAATTTTATCAAAATGGAATGGAAGAAAATCTTTACATACTATACTTTTATCAGGAATGCAAAAAAAGAAGTACTCAATACCATTATCTTCAAATAATTCCTTTTTAAAATAATATTCCTCTAAAAAATGTGATTTATTAAATTTATTTTCATAAGTAAAATCAAAATGTTGTCTAATCTCATTATTTTCATCATTGATTAAGAATAAATAATTATCTTTACCCTTTAAGCAAAGTTTAAGATTTTGAGATAAAATTTCATCTATTGAAAAATTTTTAGTTAATACATTAGAAGAATCATATTTTAAATAAAAAATAAATGGATTAATATTAAAATTTTGTATATTAGGATTTTGACTTAAATAATAATTAGTATCAAAATTCGGATTAGGATTAAAACCTTTATGAACACCAACCTCTAAAAAATGAATAATCGGATTAACATCACTATCCAAACCATATTTTTCACAATAATACTCAGAATCAAAAAGATTTGAATTTAATATAATTAAATAATCTTCAACATCTTGAATATTTGAAAAATTCATATTAAATATTTCCTCAATAGATAAAAATTTAGTTAATCTATGTTCATCTAATCCATATTTAATATAATGAACAAAAGGATTAATGTTCTTCTCGTATATGTCAGGATATCTATTACAATAAAAATTAGTATCAAAATTCGGATTAGGATTAAAACCTTTATGAACACCAACCTCTAAAAAATGAATAATCGGATTAACATCACTATCCAAACCATATTTTTCACAATAATACTCAGAATCAAAAAGATTTGATTCATTTATAATTTTATAATCCTCAGAAAAATTCATAAAAACACAACTCATTTAATATTAATCAATATATTCATCCAAATTATTTAACTTATACTCTATATTATTTACTTTTTTTTCTAAATAATCACTGTTAAAATTAAGAATGCCCTTCTTCTTACAAACTAAACAATTATCAAACCAAGGTTTCGCATTTTCATTAATTGATATATGTAAAATGTCAAAATTTACATATTCAGCAATAGCTTTCATACCATTTTCATTAAATCTATAACCATCAAATCCAGAATCCCCATGTTTTGGACCATTACTTGGAACAATAATACAACAAAATCCTCCCGGCTTTAAAATTCTATCAATTTCATCCATAATAATCCAAAAAAAAGCCAAATGCTCAAATAATTGACCAGAAATTACTACATCATATGAACTATCAGGTATTTCATCCCAATGATAAATATTATTCACAAGAATATCAACATTATCCCCCGGATTAAAATCCAATCCAACATAATTCCAATTAAGTTTATCAAATAAAAATCGATAATTATAATTATTTCCAGAATTATCTAATGATCCAACATCCAAAATATTAATATTATCAAAATCATTCAAAAACTTATTTTTAAACCAATTCATTTTATCCATAGAAGATTTATGCATTTTAACACCACTATTAAAATAAACTAAATTAATTCCACAATTTACCTCTTACTTTAAATAAAAAACGTTTAATAGAAAATTTATCATTTACATTATCATTCTCTAGAGATAATTTATTAATATATTCTTTTTGATTATTATTCTCAATCCTATATTGAGATATTGACGCTTTAAGAGAATTAATAGACTTAATTAACATATTATTTTGTTCAAGCAAGTTTAAATAATCGTTCAATAAACTAACTTTTTCTCCATTTAATTTTTTATTTTCATTATATAAAATTACTTTAGTTTGAGTTAAAATATTATTCCTATTTAATAATTTTTCATTCTCCATAGATAACCCATCACATTTATCTAGCAAAACACACTTAGATTTAACTAAATCAACATTACGATTAGCCAACTTCTCATTTTCATCAACTAAATCATTATATTTATTTAACAAATCATTATTAGAATTAACTAAATCAACAATACGATTAGCCAACTTCTCATTTTCATCAACTAAATCATCACGTTGATTTAATACAATTTGCCTAGACTTAACCAAAGAAGAATTAATATTATTTAAAGTTTTATTAGTTTCCATAAGATTATTATTTTCATCAATAAATTTGATTTTTTCTTGAGTTAATTCTTTATTTAATAAAACAATAGAACTTTCTAATTCTGAAATTTTATCCATAGATAATATCATATTTCTCAAATAACTTTTTTCTAATAGAAAAGTAATATCACTTTTTTCAATTATATTATTTATTTTAGATTTTAAACTTGATTCATTTGGATAAATAATTCCCAATCCATTAAAAGCCATAATAGTAGAAAAAGATAAATCATTTTTAGATTCATGTAAAAAATCCTCAATGGCAGTCAAAACCCCATTTTTAGCACCATTTTCATAAATTGCATTATTTAAATTACAGTTTAATCCTCCTTTTTCTAATAATTCCGGTGTATCTGGTAACATGCCTTTTTTAGCATACTCATGCAAAAATTCTTTAGGAATTGTTTTGGGATTATAATAAAGATCACGCCTACCATATGGCCATCCCACATCATGTAAAATAATAATTGGAAATTTTTTCCCAATGAATTTTTTTTCAATTAATTTGAGTTCATTATATACAGTATACCAATTATGATCCCCATCAATTAATATTACATCATAATCATTAATTTCTTGAAGACAATTTAAACTTAAATCTTTAATTAATTTAAAATGGTCCCCATATTGATTTGAAAATTTATTTTCATCAAAAAGAGGGTGGGGATCAATTGTAATTAAATAAGAATTATTTTTAATACAATAACTCAAAATTTTTTCAGTGTTGATTCCATCTTCAGAACCTATTTCAACAATATTTTTAGGTTTTAACTCTTTAAATAAAGGTAAAACAATAATTTCCCACATACGTCGCATAAATATCACATTTAATCCTATTAAAACTATTAATCATAGGTTTTATCAAATAGAAATTATATAAAGTAAAAAAAATCTATTTAATCAATCCCCCCAATCAAAAATATTCTTATCTGCAATGTTATAAACAAAGGCATCTGAAATATGATAAATCTTTAAACATTTAACATATCGAATATAATCAGATAAAATATTAGATAAAGACAAATCTTCAAAAGAATTATTAACATCAAATTGGAATGAATCCAATACTTCAGATTTTAAATAAACACAGAATAAAGGTGCCCAATTTAATTCTAAGATTTTTCCATCATGATAATTTTCCATATTTATAATATTATCATAAAATATTGATGGCGTAATATCACATTTAAAATATGGATTAGCATATGGAACATGAGATTTAATATTTTTATCACCATCAGGCAAAATTTGCTGAGAAACAATCATACCAGAATCTGAAAGTTCATAAGCATATTTTTGCATGAATTCAATAGCCCCTTCCGTTAAAACTGCGTTAACATCCAATATTAATAAATCGAAGTTAACATCATGCAACCCCTGAAGTTTAGTAAACAAAGATGATTCATCAAAATCATCATCAACCAAAGATAAAACTTCTATACTATTATTCAATTCAAGATAATCCAAATATTCTTTTATAGAAGTATTTAAATCATTATCAATAACAACAATATCCAACATATCATCCAAATTTAATTTAAATAACCTATTAATTGCTTCATGAATATCGATTAAAGATTTAATATTATGAAGTATAACTTTAATTTTTTTATTTAATTGATAATAAGGCTTCTTAATAATCATGTTATTATTATGAATATTATGAGCATAATTTTTAAATAATTCCATCATTTTTTCATGATTTTTAGAAGAATAATCACTAATTCTATTTTTTGCGGCATCAAAATAATATTTTGAAAGAATAAAAGGAACAGAATATATTTTAAAATAATTAGAAATTTTTAAAACAAAATCCCAATCAACTAAACGATTTAAAGACTCGTTAAATCCACCCAACCTATTATACACTGTTTTCTTATGAGCAAGACAATTTAAATCTATATAATTTCCATTTAACAATAACGATTTATTAAATGATCCAAATCTAACTGCAAAAGGAGAATCGCCAAGATTCCTATAAAGAAATTGTCCAGAATAAATAGCATCAGCATCAGGTAATTCTAAAAAAGCACCCATAACAGCATCAATATAATTATATTCCCACTCATTATCAGAATCCAAATATAATATATAATCTCCATTAGCTTTACTCAAACCAATATTACGAGCAGCAGAAGAGCCACCATTAATTTTACTACATATAACTTTTACACGATCATCAGAAATAGATTTTAATACATCAACAGTATCATCAGTACTTGCATCATCAACGATAATTAATTCAAGATTTTTATATGATTGATTTAAAACTGTGCTGACAGCATTAAGAACAATATCCGCACGATTATAAACAGGCATGATAATAGAAACCAATGGTTTAAACTCATTATTTTGAGATTTATTTTTTAAATAATTAGCAATATTATCCATGATTAAAAAACATCTATTTTCATATTCTGTAAAAGGAGCATGAATTATTGGAGAAAGATATGAATTAACTAAAAATTGACTGAAATTTAGAATTGAATCATTTTTAATTTCAGAATTTAAAAACGGTTTATCATCAATAATTTCTTTAGATGAATTATCACCAGAAATTGAATAAAGTTCTGAAAAACAACGAGTAATATTAATAATCATATTTTTTATATTTTCATCAGGATAATGAAGTTTTCTTATAATCTCATAATATTTTTCTGACGAAAACAAATTGAAAAGCCCAGAATAAGAATACTGATTAAAATACATAGGAATATCATATGTATGATAATATTCATTAACTAAAGAACCAAAATTATTACTATCCAAAAGAACAGGAACACACATCTCCTTAGATTGGAAAATTACATCATAAAAACCTGAAAATTTATTAATAAGCACAACAAAATCCGGATTAATATCATGAGAAATATTTGAAAAGCGATTAATATCAAATAATCCATGATAAACACCATACTCATCCAAATTTGAATTATCTGATAAGAAATGCAAATCCAAATAATTATTTAAATCTTCTTTTTTAAGATTATCGATTAATTTGATGCCTATTTCATCAATATCCCCAACAAATAATAATGTTAAACTAATATTATCCTTATTAAATATATCAATAAGTTTATTATTTAATTTTGGAAAATCAATATATTTTACTACACCATTAGAATTATTTAAAAAGGGATTATAATCCATAGATTCATTTTTATCTATTATCAGATTAGAGTTACTTAATAATTCAGAAACATTAACCTGCCAATTACTCCAAATATTCCTAAAAATATTACTATTACACTTTTTGAAATCACAATGAATAAAACAAGAATTTCCATTAAAAGGACATATTAGATAATCATTATTACAATTTAATACCCGATTAATATTAAGCAAGTTACTAATATCCAATAAATCAAAAGAGTTATTTTTAAAATTAATTATATGAATAATATTGATATTTAATAAAAATAATATATTAAAATAAAAATCTCTAAATAGTTCATTTCTCAATTCATTATTTTCAATATTTAATTTTAAATCCCATTTTTGAATTAAATTAAAGTTATCCCAAAGTTTAAAACCATCACCATTAGAAGTTAAGAAATAACAATCATAATATAACAAAGAATAATAACCCATGTAATCTTTAAAAGAACAAAATTCTTCCTCAGTCAATATATATAGTATTCTATTAGACAAAGTATAATCTCTTTTATCCAAAATTGCCAAATCCAAATCACGTTTGAAATCCTCATAAACAGAAGATTTTAAAAATTTATTCAATTTTAATTCAGAACAAAAATCATTAACATGATTATCAAATAAATGATAGTTATCTTCAAAAAATACATTATCATGATAAATATAAGTAGAATCATCAATAACATGAAGACCTTTATGAATTGGTAAATAACAAGAACTATTCTTTGAATCAAAAACAAAAAACTTTTTATTGAATAAGAATTCTTTAGAAAAATTAAACTTAACATAAATACAAAAAGCATCTGAAATTGAAGAATATATTAAATCATGATTTGAAGATTTTCTTAAAAAAGTATTAATTCCATTGGTCACCAGCATATAATCATTATAATCAGATGCCTCTGAAAATGGAAAAATATCACTCATAAAATTAGAACATGGTGAAACAAAACCAATTTTTTGATTAGAATATGCTTTAACAATTAGTTTTGTTAACCAATTATAAGAAACTTCAGTATATGAATTTAACAAGACAAAATCACTATTTAAACCCAAAATGAATTCATCAATATCCTCAAATAAAATATCATCATTACTATAAATTATTTCTATATTTTCTTTAAATAATAACTCACAATCATTAAATTCTTTTTCAAACAAATTTTTATCTATAAAAATTATTAAATTAAATGAATTAAAAGTATTATTAAAAATAGATTCAATACAATCAAAAATTTTATCAGAATAATTATGAATAGGCAATATAATATATACATCATTATTTAAATTATCAATAATTCTGGAAATATCCTCATTTAAAAATTGATTATTTGAAAATGACCAGCAATTTGTCTTTAATCCCTTTTCTTTTCCAATTAAAAAATAATGGGTCAGAGGATTCCACAATTTTGTATCAACTAAATATTTAGTAGTATAATATTTATTTGAAAAACTAATTGAAGGATTTCTATAGTCAGTATAATAACCATATTTAGAATAATGATAAATTGGATTTAAATTTGCATCACGAACATCTTGATTTGTAGATAAATAATATTCAGAATCCAATAAATCAGATTTTTTAATAATGAATTCATTGATTTCGAAGTTATCCGCATCGATATTATCCTTAAAAAATGAAAATTCAATACCATATAATAAATAAAAAACAAAAGGATTTAAACCAAATTTATTAATAAACTCATCTTTTGGGGAAATATAATCTTTAAAGTCATTAAATGGAATACAATTTTCATCAACACCAAAAGTAAGATAATGATCAATAGGAGATAAACCACAATTTAAAACATCAGGATATGATCCTATATAAAATTCCTCATCAAAAAGTCCTGATTGCTCTACTATAGATTTACTTTGATTAACAAGAAAAGTGTTAAACGATGAAGAAATTTCATTATCATAATATTCCATCACTTTTTCATATAATAAATTAGATTTATTCCGTTTATTTGAATTTAATACATTTAACCAATTATCTATTAAATTTTTAATAGTATAATTCATTTTAACATCCTTTATCGCATTGTAAAGAATAGATTGTCTTAAATCAAAATTATTTATTAATTTCAGTAAATTTTCCTCCCACTGCTCCGTAGTATTATTCTCTACCAACATACCATTTTTTTCATGAATAATTGCTTTTGAATAGGGACCAACATCACTATAAATGGCTGGAACATTTAATGCCGTGTACTCCAAATATTTAAGTTCACTTTTACTTAAATTAATTTTATCCTCTTTGACTAAAGGCGCGATTGCAATATCCCAATCGACCGCATCTTGTAACCATGGAACAAAATCCGGATAATATGATTTATCCGAAGGAACTCTAATAATATTAATACCCTCAATATCTTCAGTTGTACCTTCGATAATCTCAAATATTACTTTTTTATCAGATAGACTACTTTGAATATTTTTAATTGCATCAATAATTATTTTTAAATCTTTAGTATGTGTTCTTGTACCCATATATCCAATTTTAATAATATGTGAATCATCATGCAATTTAGAATTAAAATCAAGTTCCCAATAATCAGATAATGCATTAGGAATAACGACAACATTATCATTAAAAGCATCCATTTGAATCTTCAAAACATCTGTGGAAACAGTAATACAATCAGCATTCTGAGCCAAAAAACGCATAGCTGGAATTTTATGAACAAATTTATGATAAATAGGAGATGATTTTTCCATATTAATAATATCATCATCAATTTCAAAAATTAATTTAACTCCAAATAATTTACATTTATCAACCAGTAATTTAGTAAACTCCCAATCAAGAACATCTCTTTGAACAATAACAATATCCAAAAGTAAAAAATCAGATTCTAAATCTTGTTTAAATTTAACAAAATCCCTTTCATCAATCACATAAGGTTCAAAATCTTTACAAATATTGCTAAATGGAGAAAAAATCCTAATATAATTACTAGCAATATAATTTCCTTGTGTAATTAATCCAACATTCTGCTTATAATCATTAACATATTCAAATTCAGAATATCTTTTTATTCTATTTTCATATCTCATAATAACTCCAATAATGATAATTTTTATTGTATAAATGTTAAAAATCCTAATAAAAAATTAATTTTATTATTAATATATTTTTATAAATTAAACTATAAATAGATATGTTAATATAATGAAATAATATAATTATAATCAATACGGACGATATTAAATTTTAAGGTATAAATAGATATGTTAATATAATGAAATAATATGATTATAATCAATACGGACGATATTAAATTTTAAGGAGGATAAAAATGAAAATAGGAAAACCCATTCAAAAAAAAATTCTGAAAAATAATAAAGAATATAATTTTTATAAAGAAGAATATGAAAAATATATTTTAAAATATCAAAATTTAATTAAAAATCTTGATGAAAAAAACAACAAAAAAATAGTAATGTATGAAAATTCTTTGTCAAAAATTAATGAATTAATGATAAAAACCGATAATCTTCAAAAACAATTACCTC containing:
- a CDS encoding glycosyltransferase — protein: MRYENRIKRYSEFEYVNDYKQNVGLITQGNYIASNYIRIFSPFSNICKDFEPYVIDERDFVKFKQDLESDFLLLDIVIVQRDVLDWEFTKLLVDKCKLFGVKLIFEIDDDIINMEKSSPIYHKFVHKIPAMRFLAQNADCITVSTDVLKIQMDAFNDNVVVIPNALSDYWELDFNSKLHDDSHIIKIGYMGTRTHTKDLKIIIDAIKNIQSSLSDKKVIFEIIEGTTEDIEGINIIRVPSDKSYYPDFVPWLQDAVDWDIAIAPLVKEDKINLSKSELKYLEYTALNVPAIYSDVGPYSKAIIHEKNGMLVENNTTEQWEENLLKLINNFDLRQSILYNAIKDVKMNYTIKNLIDNWLNVLNSNKRNKSNLLYEKVMEYYDNEISSSFNTFLVNQSKSIVEQSGLFDEEFYIGSYPDVLNCGLSPIDHYLTFGVDENCIPFNDFKDYISPKDEFINKFGLNPFVFYLLYGIEFSFFKDNIDADNFEINEFIIKKSDLLDSEYYLSTNQDVRDANLNPIYHYSKYGYYTDYRNPSISFSNKYYTTKYLVDTKLWNPLTHYFLIGKEKGLKTNCWSFSNNQFLNEDISRIIDNLNNDVYIILPIHNYSDKIFDCIESIFNNTFNSFNLIIFIDKNLFEKEFNDCELLFKENIEIIYSNDDILFEDIDEFILGLNSDFVLLNSYTEVSYNWLTKLIVKAYSNQKIGFVSPCSNFMSDIFPFSEASDYNDYMLVTNGINTFLRKSSNHDLIYSSISDAFCIYVKFNFSKEFLFNKKFFVFDSKNSSCYLPIHKGLHVIDDSTYIYHDNVFFEDNYHLFDNHVNDFCSELKLNKFLKSSVYEDFKRDLDLAILDKRDYTLSNRILYILTEEEFCSFKDYMGYYSLLYYDCYFLTSNGDGFKLWDNFNLIQKWDLKLNIENNELRNELFRDFYFNILFLLNINIIHIINFKNNSFDLLDISNLLNINRVLNCNNDYLICPFNGNSCFIHCDFKKCNSNIFRNIWSNWQVNVSELLSNSNLIIDKNESMDYNPFLNNSNGVVKYIDFPKLNNKLIDIFNKDNISLTLLFVGDIDEIGIKLIDNLKKEDLNNYLDLHFLSDNSNLDEYGVYHGLFDINRFSNISHDINPDFVVLINKFSGFYDVIFQSKEMCVPVLLDSNNFGSLVNEYYHTYDIPMYFNQYSYSGLFNLFSSEKYYEIIRKLHYPDENIKNMIINITRCFSELYSISGDNSSKEIIDDKPFLNSEIKNDSILNFSQFLVNSYLSPIIHAPFTEYENRCFLIMDNIANYLKNKSQNNEFKPLVSIIMPVYNRADIVLNAVSTVLNQSYKNLELIIVDDASTDDTVDVLKSISDDRVKVICSKINGGSSAARNIGLSKANGDYILYLDSDNEWEYNYIDAVMGAFLELPDADAIYSGQFLYRNLGDSPFAVRFGSFNKSLLLNGNYIDLNCLAHKKTVYNRLGGFNESLNRLVDWDFVLKISNYFKIYSVPFILSKYYFDAAKNRISDYSSKNHEKMMELFKNYAHNIHNNNMIIKKPYYQLNKKIKVILHNIKSLIDIHEAINRLFKLNLDDMLDIVVIDNDLNTSIKEYLDYLELNNSIEVLSLVDDDFDESSLFTKLQGLHDVNFDLLILDVNAVLTEGAIEFMQKYAYELSDSGMIVSQQILPDGDKNIKSHVPYANPYFKCDITPSIFYDNIINMENYHDGKILELNWAPLFCVYLKSEVLDSFQFDVNNSFEDLSLSNILSDYIRYVKCLKIYHISDAFVYNIADKNIFDWGD